In Helianthus annuus cultivar XRQ/B chromosome 9, HanXRQr2.0-SUNRISE, whole genome shotgun sequence, the following are encoded in one genomic region:
- the LOC110879294 gene encoding protease Do-like 1, chloroplastic, translating into MAAHSFFSTYISSTTLSPRFPTPSRPTLSVSRTFAHRNLHTACIVASLRPSAHRNHSTAPESAINKFLDSFVVLITSVALSVSVFVTDVDSAAAFVVTPSRKLQTDELATVRLFQENTPSVVYITNLAARQDAFTLDVLEVPQGSGSGFVWDKQGHVVTNYHVIRGASDLRVTLADQTTYDAKVVGFDQDKDVAVLRIDAPKDKLRPIPVGVSADLLVGQKVFAIGNPFGLDHTLTTGVISGLRREISSAATGRPIQDVIQTDAAINPGNSGGPLLDSSGNLIGINTAIYSPSGASSGVGFSIPVDTVGGIVDQLVQFGKVTRPILGIKFAPDQSVEQLGVSGVLVLDAPPNGPAGKAGLQSTKRDTYGRLILGDIITSVNGKKVANGSDLYRILDQCKVGETVTVEVLRGDHVEKIPVVLEPKPDES; encoded by the exons ATGGCTGCACATTCATTCTTCTCCACATACATCTCTTCTACTACTCTCTCTCCTCGTTTCCCCACCCCCAGTCGCCCCACACTCTCAGTCTCCAGAACCTTCGCTCATCGCAACCTCCATACGGCTTGCATCGTCGCCTCACTCCGGCCATCCGCTCACCGTAACCACTCGACGGCGCCTGAATCCGCCATCAACAAGTTTCTAGACTCGTTCGTCGTGTTAATCACGTCCGTAGCCCTATCCGTCTCTGTGTTTGTCACCGATGTCGATTCCGCTGCTGCGTTTGTTGTCACTCCGTCTCGGAAGCTGCAGACGGATGAGCTCGCTACCGTTCGTCTGTTTCAGGAGAATACACCTTCGGTTGTATATATAACCAACTTAGCTGCTAG GCAGGATGCGTTTACTTTGGATGTGTTGGAGGTGCCGCAGGGGTCGGGATCAGGATTTGTTTGGGATAAGCAAGGACATGTTGTCACGAATTATCATGTTATTCGAGGTGCGTCTGATCTCAG GGTAACTCTCGCTGATCAGACCACATATGATGCAAAAGTTGTTGGGTTTGATCAAGATAAAGATGTTGCAGTACTGCGTATCGATGCACCGAAAGATAAATTGAGACCAATACCAGTCGGTGTGTCTGCAGACTTGCTTGTTGGGCAAAAAGTTTTTGCTATTGGAAATCCT TTTGGGCTTGATCACACTCTAACGACTGGTGTCATCAG TGGGCTAAGGAGAGAAATAAGCTCTGCTGCAACTGGCCGCCCGATTCAAGACGTTATCCAAACGGATGCTGCAATCAACCCTGGAAATAGCGGAGGGCCACTTCTCGATAGCTCAGGAAACCTTATCGGGATAAACACAGCTATATACTCTCCATCTGGTGCATCATCGGGTGTTGGATTTTCCATTCCAGTTGACACA GTCGGTGGAATCGTTGACCAATTGGTGCAATTTGGAAAAGTTACCAGACCTATTTTAGGAATTAAGTTTGCACCCGATCAGTCGGTGGAGCAACTCGGAGTCAGTGGAGTACTTGTCTTAGATGCTCCTCCAAATGGCCCTGCGGGAAAAGCG GGTCTTCAATCAACGAAACGTGATACCTACGGAAGGCTCATACTGGGTGACATTATTACTTCTGTAAATGGAAAAAAGGTTGCTAATGGAAGTGATTTGTACAGAATTCTTGACCAATGTAAAGTGGGTGAAACA GTTACTGTGGAGGTGCTGCGTGGTGACCATGTAGAGAAGATTCCTGTGGTGCTTGAGCCGAAGCCTGATGAATCATGA